In Vigna unguiculata cultivar IT97K-499-35 chromosome 3, ASM411807v1, whole genome shotgun sequence, a single genomic region encodes these proteins:
- the LOC114177828 gene encoding CBL-interacting serine/threonine-protein kinase 1-like — MRLGKYELGRTLGEGNFGKVKFAKNTDSGQPFAVKIIEKNNIIDLNITNQIKREIAALKLLRHPNVVRLYEVLASKTKIYMVLEYVNGGELFGIIASKGKRSESECRKLFQQLIDGVSYCHTKGVFHRDLKLENVLVDNKGNLKITDFGLSALPQHLRGDGLLHTTCGSPNYVAPEVLANKGYDGATSDTWSCGVLLYVILTGCLPFDDRNMVVLYQKIFKGDFRIPKGLSPGAQDLIKKILDPNPEKRITMAGIKEDPWFKKGYVPANAEDEDVYVDNEAFSMHEAEQKNSGSSPNLINAFQLIGMSSCLDLSGFFEKEDVSERKIRFTSNLSVKDLIERIEDTVTDMEFIVQRKNGKLKVIWENKVHRTSGCLSVAVEVFEVSSSLNVVELRKSCGDASVYKQLCSKLLNDLSVPPSERL; from the exons atGCGACTTGGGAAATACGAGTTGGGTAGGACCCTGGGTGAAGGCAATTTTGGCAAAGTCAAGTTTGCTAAGAACACTGATTCTGGTCAACCTTTTGCTGTTAAGATCATCGAGAAGAACAACATCATCGACCTAAACATAACCAATCAG ATAAAGAGGGAAATAGCCGCCTTAAAGCTCCTCAGACATCCCAACGTTGTTAGATTATACGAG GTCTTGGCtagcaaaacaaaaatttatatggTACTTGAGTATGTGAATGGAGGAGAGTTATTTGGCATAATT GCATCCAAAGGTAAACGTTCAGAAAGTGAATGTAGAAAGCTGTTCCAACAGTTGATTGATGGAGTGAGCTACTGTCACACCAAAGGTGTCTTCCACAGGGATCTCAAG CTTGAGAATGTACTGGTGGATAACAAAGGAAACTTGAAAATAACTGATTTTGGTCTTAGTGCTTTACCCCAGCATCTTAGG GGGGATGGATTGCTGCATACAACTTGTGGAAGTCCTAATTATGTTGCTCCTGAGGTTCTTGCTAATAAGGGCTATGATGGTGCAACATCGGATACATGGTCATGTGGTGTTCTATTATATGTAATCCTAACCGGGTGTTTACCTTTTGATGACAGAAATATGGTAGTTCTATATCAGAAG ATTTTCAAAGGAGATTTTCGGATACCAAAAGGGCTATCACCAGGTGCACAAGACTTGATAAAGAAGATCCTTGATCCCAACCCTGAAAAACGGATAACAATGGCTGGGATCAAAGAAGATCCCTGGTTTAAGAAGGGTTATGTTCCAGCAAATGCTGAAGATGAGGATGTATATGTTGACAATGAAGCATTTTCCATGCATGAAGCAGAACAGAAGAATTCAGGATCATCACCAAACCTTATCAATGCATTTCAGTTGATAGGGATGTCTTCATGCCTAGACCTCTCTGGCTTCTTTGAGAAAGAG GATGTTTCTGAGAGAAAGATAAGGTTTACATCAAATCTTTCGGTTAAAGATCTGATTGAGAGGATTGAGGACACTGTGACAGATATGGAATTTATAGTCCAGAGGAAAAATGGCAAA TTGAAAGTGATTTGGGAGAACAAGGTGCACAGAACTAGTGGGTGCCTTTCAGTGGCAGTAGAG GTTTTTGAAGTAAGCTCATCACTGAACGTGGTAGAATTAAGAAAATCTTGTGGTGATGCTTCTGTATATAAACAG TTATGCAGTAAATTATTGAATGATTTGAGTGTTCCCCCAAGCGAGCGCTTGTGA